From a region of the Actinopolymorpha singaporensis genome:
- a CDS encoding DoxX family protein has translation MSVAHLVVTLAAAAWVGFSALCVFVHARWVVGPLTEYGVPRSWWPWLGTAKAAGAVGLVVGLFVPFVGVAAGVGLILYFVGAVITVVRARSYAHIPFPLLYLAPVVVALALGPGV, from the coding sequence ATGTCCGTCGCACATCTCGTGGTCACCCTCGCGGCCGCCGCCTGGGTGGGCTTCTCCGCTCTCTGTGTCTTCGTGCACGCCAGGTGGGTGGTGGGGCCGCTGACGGAGTACGGCGTTCCCCGGTCCTGGTGGCCGTGGCTCGGTACGGCCAAGGCGGCGGGAGCTGTCGGACTCGTGGTCGGACTGTTCGTCCCGTTCGTCGGTGTGGCAGCGGGCGTGGGCCTGATCCTCTACTTCGTCGGCGCCGTGATCACGGTCGTGCGAGCCCGCTCGTACGCGCACATCCCGTTCCCGTTGCTCTATCTGGCCCCGGTCGTGGTCGCGCTGGCTCTGGGCCCGGGGGTCTGA